In the genome of Sinorhizobium chiapasense, the window AATGCCTACGAGAACAGTTGCGCCAAGCCGCGGCTGACGCAAACGGCCCGGCTGACGTCTCCGGCGACCCGGACGTCAATTGTCGCGCAGGGTGAGCTTTCCAGCGAGGGTGTCAACAGCGTGAGCCGCATTGGCTTCGAACAGAAGTTCGGCAATCTGCAGCTCGGCGCCGCTGTGGTCGACCCGTTGCTGGCGCCACGCAGCGTGTTCGATATCCGCTACAGCCTGAAATGGTGAGGCGGCGAACGCCCGCCCTTCAGGTATCGCGCGCGGTGCCCGGGGCGGTGCGCAAGGCAAGCGCATCTTGTGCAAAGGCGCAAAGCGCATAACTATTACTTTGTTTTTGTGGGGAGGCGTCATGAAGAAGCGGATTCTCTTTTCCGGCGGCGCAGGCAAGGCCGGGCGGCATGCGGTACCTTATCTCGTCGAAGCGGGTTATGAGGTGCACAATGTCGACCTTGTTCCGCTCGACAGCCCCGGTGTCACCAACCTGATCGCCGACATCACCGACAGCGGCCAGATGTTTAATGCGCTCTCGATGCATCGGGACTTTCCCGATCTCGATCAGGGGCCGCGGCCCTTCGATGCAGTCGTTCACTTTGCTGCCATTCCGCGCATTCTCATCAAGCCGGATAACGAGACCTTCCGGGTCAACGTTATGGGCACTTACAATGTGATCGAAGCGGCGGTGAAACTCGGCATACGCAAGATCATCGTTGCCTCGAGCGAGACGACCTACGGTGTCTGCTTTGCCGAGGGCCATCGCGATTTCCACCATTTCCCGCTCGAGGAGGACTACGACGTCAACCCGATGGACTCCTACGGTCTTTCCAAGGTGGTGAACGAGAAGACGGCCCGCGCCTTTGCGGAGCGCTCGGGGTTCGACATCTACGCATTGCGCATTGGCAACGTGATCGAGCCGCATGAATATGCGAACTTCCCGCACTACTTCGCCAATCCAGAAATCCGGAAAAGGATTGCCTGGAGCTATATCGACGCGCGCGACCTCGGCCAGATCGTCAAGCTCTGCATAGAGAAGGACGGCCTCGGCTTTGCGATATTCAACGCTGCGAACGACACCGTCTCGGCCAATACGCCTTCCCGTGAACTCGCCAAGCGGTTTTATCCGAATGTTCCCTTCAAGAAAGAGATCGGCGAGTTCGAAGGCCTTCTCTCGAACAGGAAGATTCGCGAGGTCCTCGGGTTCAAGGAGGAACACGACTGGCGGAAATACGTCCGGGTGGAGAACTGAAGCGCCGCGACCGTCTGCGGCCTCGACGATGTCTCAGGCGGTCCACGAAATTTTCTTCGAACTTTTTACCCTTTTGTCGCGAATGCGCTTGAAAGCGTGCGGCAAACTGAATAAGAAGCCGCAGACTTGAGACGCGTGCGGGCCTTTTGACCGGTCGTTGTCTCTGTCTAGGGGTATAGCTCAGTTGGTAGAGCGGCGGTCTCCAAAACCGCAGGTCGGGGGTTCGAGCCCCTCTGCCCCTGCCAGTTTTCGTCATTCTTGCCTCATCGTCGGAATTCGGCCAGAATGAACAGAGTAGGGCGGCGCGGCCGTCTTTTTATATTCACAAAAAAGACTGATTGGCTCTTGTGGTTTTCGGAATCGGTCTTTATGTAGGGTCCAAACAGACACGCGGTGCGTGGGGCTGAATCATCGGCTTTACGCGCCGTAATGGCGTGAGCATTTTATGGCATCCAAAACGAATCCGTTCACGTTTCTGCAGCAGGTTCGCTCTGAAACGTCAAAAGTGACTTGGCCTTCACGGCGCGAGACGATGATCTCGACGCTGATGGTCTTAGTCATGGTCTCTTTTGCCGCCGCCTTTTTCTTTGGTGCGGACCAGTTGATGGGCTGGCTGATGAGCCTCGTCCTCAACGTTGGCGCTTGATTGGGTGGAGAGTAGCATGGCTGCGCGCTGGTATATCGTTCACGCCTATTCGAATTTCGAAAAGAAGGTCGCCGAGTCGATCGAGGAGAAGGCCAAGCAGAAGGGTCTGGATCACCTTTTCGAGAAGATCCTGGTTCCGACCGAAAAGGTCGTCGAGATTCGCCGCGGCCGCAAGGTTGACTCGGAGCGCAAGTTCTTTCCGGGCTACGTGCTTGTTCGCGCCAATCTGACCGATGAGGCCTATCACCTCATCAAGAATACGCCGAAGGTCACGGGCTTCCTCGGAACCGACAGCAAGCCCGTTCCGATTCCGGATCATGAGGCCGAGCGGATCCTTGGTCAGGTCCAGGAAGGTGTTGACCGTCCCAAGCCGTCGGTTTCCTTCGAGATCGGCGAGCAGGTCCGGGTATCGGATGGTCCGTTCGCATCCTTCAACGGCATCGTTCAGGATGTTGATGAAGAGCGGTCACGTTTGAAGGTCGAGGTCTCGATCTTTGGTCGCGCGACCCCTGTCGAGCTGGAATATGGCCAGGTCGAAAAGGTCTGAAAAATACAGGTTTAAAAGGGATGGAGCGAGTCGATTGGCTTGTTCCGGCGGAGTGATCCGCATGCGCGTGGGAGGTGTCCGGTCTTAGCCGGGTCGGTTTATCCGCACCACGCAACCGCAGCCGCCGGTCGAAGGGCCGGCAAACGGCCGGGTGACCGGCTCAACAGCTCCTCTTCCGGTTTGACCGTATAGGGGGGGCATTCAGAGGCAGAGAGAAATGGCTAAGAAAGTTGCAGGCCAGCTCAAGCTGCAGGTGAAGGCCGGCTCGGCGAATCCGTCGCCGCCGATCGGTCCTGCGCTTGGTCAGCGTGGCATTAACATCATGGAATTCTGCAAGGCGTTCAATGCCGCCACGCAGGAAATGGAAAAGGGTATGCCGATTCCGGTCGTCATCACCTATTACCAGGACAAGTCTTTCACCTTCATCATGAAGCAGCCGCCGGTCAGCTACTTCCTGAAGCGTGAAGCAAAGATCCAGTCGGGCTCGAAGACCCCGGGCAAGGCCAAGGCCGGCTCGATCTCCAAGGCTCAGATCCGCACGATCGCGGAGGCCAAGATGAAGGACCTCAATGCGGCCGATGTTGAAGGCGCAATGGCAATGGTCGAGGGCTCTGCCCGCTCCATGGGCCTGGAAGTGACGGGCTAAGACCATGGCGAAGATTGCAAAGCGTGTACAGAAGTCCCGCGAGGGCATCGATCCGGCGAAGATCTACGGCCTCGGTGAAGCCGTAACGCTGGTCAAGGAGCGTGCGACGGCAAAGTTCGATGAAACCATCGAAGTCGCCATGAACCTCGGCGTTGACCCGCGCCATGCCGACCAGATGGTCCGCGGCGTTGTCAACCTGCCGAACGGCACCGGCCGCTCGGTTCGCGTTGCCGTTTTCGCGCGCGGCGCCAAGGCTGACGAAGCCAAGGCTGCCGGTGCTGATATCGTCGGCGCCGAAGATCTCGTCGAGATCGTCCAGGGCGGCAAGATCGATTTCGATCGCTGCATCGCTACCCCGGACATGATGCCGCTCGTCGGTCGTCTCGGTAAGGTTCTCGGCCCGCGTGGCATGATGCCGAACCCGAAGGTCGGCACGGTCACCATGGACGTTGCCGCCGCCGTCAAGGCCTCCAAGGGTGGTGCGGTCGAGTTCCGCGTCGAAAAGGCCGGTATCGTCCACGCAGGCGTCGGCAAGGCGTCCTTCGATGCCAAGGCACTGGAAGAAAACATCCGCGCCTTCGCTGATGCGGTGATCAAGGCAAAGCCGACTGGTGCCAAGGGCAACTACGTCAAGCGCGTAGCGATCTCCTCGACCATGGGGCCGGGCCTGAAGATCGATCCCGCGACCCTCAGCGTCGCCTGATAATTCCGGGCTTCGGCCCGAAACCGAATTTCCGGCCTTTCGGGGCCGGAAATATCCGGACCCAGGTCCGGAACTCCTGTCCGAGATTGCGGGTGGTTTTACCTTAATCACCATTGCCCGCATGAGACGGGTAAGACCTGAATTTTGAACAACGTCACTGGCGTCGAAATTCGGTTCGAACCTCGCTTGCCTTGTGTCAGACCCGGCTCTCCCGGGAACGCCAAGGGACAGGATCCTTAAGCGTTGCTTGGGATCGAGCATGATCCCGGGTGACAAAGGCAAACCCGGCAGGGCTGCTTGAAGCAACCCTGTCAACTGGAGACAGACAGTGGAAAGAGCGGAAAAACGCGAATTCGTCACGGAGCTGAACGAAGTCTTCAAGGCTTCCGGTTCGGTTGTCGTGGCCCACTATGCTGGTGTCACAGTTGCGCAGATGAACGACTTCCGTTCGAAGATGCGCGCTGCTGGCGGCACCGTCAAAGTCGCGAAAAACCGCCTGGCCAAGATCGCTCTTCAGGGCACGGAGTCTGAAGGGATGACCGATCTCTTCACGGGACAGACGCTGATTGCTTTCAGCGCCGACCCGATGACGGCTCCGAAGGTCGTCATGGATTTCGCCAAGACCAACGACAAGCTCGTTGTTCTCGGTGGCGCCATGGGTGCAACCACGCTCAACGCCGAAGCAGTCAAGTCGCTTGCGACGCTGCCTTCGCTGGACGAGCTGCGCGCGAAGCTGCTGGGCCTTCTCAATGCCCCGGCAACCCGCGTCGCGACGGTTGTCGCAGCACCGGCAAGCCAGCTTGCTCGCGTGTTCTCGGCCTATGCCAAGAAGGACGAAGCCGCCTGAGGCGGAATTTCGCTGTTGTATTTAAAACCAGTTCGAACCGAACAAAAGGAAAAGTAAAATGGCTGATCTCGCAAAGATCGTTGAAGACCTCTCCTCGCTGACCGTCCTGGAAGCTGCTGAGCTTTCCAAGCTGCTCGAAGAAAAGTGGGGCGTTTCTGCCGCTGCTCCGGTGGCCGTTGCTGCTGCTGGCGGTGCTGCTGGCGGTGCTGCCGCTGCTGCTGAGGAAGAAAAGACCGAGTTCGACGTCATCCTGACGGATGCCGGCGCGAACAAGATCAACGTCATCAAGGAAGTCCGCGCCATCACCGGCCTCGGCCTCAAGGAAGCCAAGGACCTCGTCGAAGGCGCTCCGAAGGCTGTCAAGGAAGCTGTTTCCAAGGCTGAAGCGGCTGACCTCAAGAAGAAGCTCGAAGACGCTGGCGCCAAGGTTGACGTCAAGTAATTCGACGAAATGCAAAGGAGGGGTGGCCGTATGGCCGCCTCTCTTTGACCGTTTTTGGAACATATTACCCAAAAGCCTGTCGAAAACGGCTTTTGGGTAATGGGTTCTTCAAGAGGATGGTCTCGAACGGAAGGCAGCACAGCAATCCGCGCTGGGCGTTTTCCCGAAGTTGGACGAGATTGAACAACTCATTGATTGACGGGGTCGACTGGCCATCGGTTCCCGTCCGTTGCAGGCCCGGATGCAAGATTGACAAGGAGCGACGATGGCTCAGACCCTTTCGTTTAACGGTCGCAGGCGCGTACGCAAGTTTTTTGGTAAAATTCCAGAAGTCGCGGAGATGCCGAACCTCATCGAGGTTCAGAAGGCGTCCTACGACCAATTTCTTATGGTTGAAGAGCCTAAAGGCGGACGCCCTGATGAGGGCCTTCAAGCCGTTTTCAAGTCGGTATTCCCGATCAAGGATTTCTCGGGCGCTTCGATGCTCGAGTTCGTATCCTACGAATTCGAGCCGCCGAAATTCGACGTCGAGGAATGCCGCCAGCGCGACCTGACGTATGCGGCACCGCTGAAGGTGACGCTGCGCCTGATCGTGTTCGATATTGACGAAGACACCGGCGCAAAGTCGATCAAGGACATCAAGGAGCAGAACGTCTACATGGGCGACATGCCGCTCATGACGGACAACGGTACCTTCATCGTCAACGGCACCGAACGCGTCATCGTCTCGCAGATGCACCGCTCTCCCGGCGTGTTCTTCGATCACGACAAGGGCAAGAGCCATTCGTCCGGCAAGCTGCTCTTTGCAGCGCGCGTCATTCCTTATCGCGGCTCGTGGCTCGACATCGAATTCGACGCCAAGGACATCGTGCATGCCCGCATCGACCGTCGCCGCAAGATTCCGGTGACGTCGCTGCTGATGGCGCTCGGCATGGACGGCGAAGAGATCCTCGACACCTTCTACACGAAGTCGCTCTACCAGCGCGACGGCGAAGGCTGGCGCGTGCCGTTCCAGCCGGATGCCCTGAAGGGTCAGAAGGCGATCACCGACATGATCGACGCCGATACCGGCGAAGTTGTCGTTGAAGCCGGCAAGAAGCTTACGCCGCGCCTGCTCCGCCAGCTGCAGGAGAAGGGTCTGAAGGCTCTCAAGGCCACCGACGACGATCTCTACGGCAACTACCTCGCCGAAGACGTGGTCAACTACGGAACGGGTGAGATCTATCTCGAAGCCGGCGACGAGATCGACGAGAAGACGCTTCCCGTCATCCTTTCGGCAGGCTTCGACGAGATCCCGGTTCTCGACATCGACCACATCAATGTCGGTGCCTATATCCGCAACACCCTTGCCGCCGACAAGAACGAAAACCGCCAGGATGCGCTGTTCGACATCTATCGCGTCATGCGCCCGGGCGAACCGCCGACCATGGATTCTGCCGAAGCCATGTTCAACACGCTGTTCTTCGACGCCGAGCGCTATGATCTCTCGGCTGTCGGTCGCGTGAAGATGAACATGCGTCTGGACCTCGACGTTCCGGACACCGTTCGCACGCTCCGCAAGGAAGACATTCTTGCTGTCGTCAAGATGCTCGTCGAGCTGCGTGACGGCAAGGGTGAGATCGACGACATCGACAACCTCGGCAACCGCCGCGTTCGCTCGGTCGGCGAGCTCATGGAGAACCAGTATCGCCTCGGTCTCCTGCGCATGGAGCGCGCGATCAAGGAACGCATGTCCTCGATAGAGATCGACACGGTCATGCCGCAGGATCTGATCAACGCAAAGCCGGCAGCTGCCGCCGTTCGCGAATTCTTCGGTTCCTCGCAGCTGTCGCAGTTCATGGACCAGGTGAACCCGCTTTCGGAAATCACCCACAAGCGTCGCCTTTCGGCTCTCGGCCCGGGTGGTCTTACCCGCGAGCGCGCGGGCTTCGAGGTGCGCGACGTTCACCCGACCCATTACGGCCGCATCTGCCCGATCGAAACGCCGGAAGGCCCGAACATCGGTCTGATCAACTCGCTGGCAACCTTCGCTCGCGTCAACAAGTACGGCTTCATCGAGAGCCCGTACCGCAAGATCGTCGACGGCAAGGTCACGAACGACGTCGTCTATCTGTCGGCGATGGAAGAGGCGAAGTACCACGTCGCGCAAGCGAACTCGGTGCTGGACGACGATGGCTCCTTTGCGGAAGAATTCGTCGTTTGCCGTCACTCCGGCGAAGTTATGCTGGCGCCGCGCGACAACATCAACCTGATGGACGTTTCGCCGAAGCAGCTCGTGTCCGTCGCCGCCGCGCTCATCCCGTTCCTTGAGAACGACGACGCCAACCGCGCACTGATGGGCTCGAACATGCAGCGCCAGGCCGTGCCTCTGCTGCGTGCGGAAGCCCCGTTCGTCGGTACCGGCATGGAACCGGTCGTTGCCCGCGACTCCGGCGCCGCGATCGCTGCCCGCCGCGGCGGTGTGGTCGACCAGGTCGATGCGACGCGTATCGTTATCCGCGCCACCGAGGACCTCGATCCGTCGAAGTCGGGCGTCGATATCTATCGCCTGCAGAAGTTCCAGCGCTCGAACCAGAACACCTGCGTCAACCAGCGTCCGCTGGTCACCGTCGGCGACGTTTTGAACAAGGGCGACATCATCGCGGACGGTCCTTCGACCGACCTCGGCGATCTGGCGCTCGGCCGCAACGCGCTCGTCGCGTTCATGCCGTGGAACGGCTACAACTACGAAGACTCGATCCTGCTTTCCGAGCGGATCGTGCGCGACGACGTGTTCACCTCCATCCACATCGAAGAATTCGAAGTGATGGCGCGCGACACCAAGCTTGGTCCGGAAGAAATCACCCGCGACATTCCGAACGTCTCGGAAGAAGCGCTGAAGAACCTCGACGAAGCCGGTATCGTCTATATCGGTGCCGAAGTTCAGCCGGGCGATATCCTCGTCGGCAAGATCACGCCGAAGGGTGAAAGCCCGATGACGCCGGAAGAAAAGCTTCTGCGCGCCATCTTCGGTGAGAAGGCCTCGGATGTCCGTGACACGTCCATGCGCATGCCGCCGGGCACCTTCGGCACGGTCGTCGAAGTGCGCGTCTTCAACCGCCACGGCGTGGAGAAGGACGAGCGCGCGATGGCGATCGAGCGCGAGGAGATCGAACGCCTTGCCAAGGACCGCGACGACGAGCAGGCGATCCTCGACCGCAACGTCTATGCACGTCTGGTAGACATGCTGCGCGGTCACGTCGCTGTGGCTGGTCCGAAGGGCTTCAAGAAAGGCACCGAGCTTTCCAACGCCGTCGTCAGCGAATATCCGCGCTCGCAGTGGTGGATGTTCGCCGTCGAGGACGAAAAGGCTCAGGGCGAGATCGAAGCACTCCGCGCCCAGTACGACGAATCCAAGTCGCGCCTTGAACAGCGCTTCATGGACAAGGTCGAGAAGGTCCAGCGCGGCGACGAAATGCCCCCGGGCGTGATGAAGATGGTCAAGGTCTTCGTCGCGGTAAAGCGCAAGATTCAGCCGGGCGACAAGATGGCCGGCCGTCACGGCAACAAGGGTGTCGTGTCGCGCATCGTGCCGATCGAAGACATGCCGTTCCTGGAAGACGGTACGCATGTCGACGTGGTGCTGAACCCGCTCGGCGTGCCGTCGCGCATGAACGTCGGCCAGATCCTCGAAACCCATCTCGGCTGGGCTTGCGCCGGCATGGGCAAGAAGATTGGCGCGATGCTGGACGCGTATCACGAGAACGGCGACATCAAGCCGCTCCGCGCGACGATCGATGACGTCATCGGATCGGGTCCGAAGGGCGAGCCGATCAAGCAGTACGACGACGAGTCC includes:
- the secE gene encoding preprotein translocase subunit SecE, whose amino-acid sequence is MASKTNPFTFLQQVRSETSKVTWPSRRETMISTLMVLVMVSFAAAFFFGADQLMGWLMSLVLNVGA
- the rplK gene encoding 50S ribosomal protein L11 — translated: MAKKVAGQLKLQVKAGSANPSPPIGPALGQRGINIMEFCKAFNAATQEMEKGMPIPVVITYYQDKSFTFIMKQPPVSYFLKREAKIQSGSKTPGKAKAGSISKAQIRTIAEAKMKDLNAADVEGAMAMVEGSARSMGLEVTG
- the rplJ gene encoding 50S ribosomal protein L10, which encodes MERAEKREFVTELNEVFKASGSVVVAHYAGVTVAQMNDFRSKMRAAGGTVKVAKNRLAKIALQGTESEGMTDLFTGQTLIAFSADPMTAPKVVMDFAKTNDKLVVLGGAMGATTLNAEAVKSLATLPSLDELRAKLLGLLNAPATRVATVVAAPASQLARVFSAYAKKDEAA
- the nusG gene encoding transcription termination/antitermination protein NusG; translated protein: MAARWYIVHAYSNFEKKVAESIEEKAKQKGLDHLFEKILVPTEKVVEIRRGRKVDSERKFFPGYVLVRANLTDEAYHLIKNTPKVTGFLGTDSKPVPIPDHEAERILGQVQEGVDRPKPSVSFEIGEQVRVSDGPFASFNGIVQDVDEERSRLKVEVSIFGRATPVELEYGQVEKV
- the rplL gene encoding 50S ribosomal protein L7/L12, with protein sequence MADLAKIVEDLSSLTVLEAAELSKLLEEKWGVSAAAPVAVAAAGGAAGGAAAAAEEEKTEFDVILTDAGANKINVIKEVRAITGLGLKEAKDLVEGAPKAVKEAVSKAEAADLKKKLEDAGAKVDVK
- the rpoB gene encoding DNA-directed RNA polymerase subunit beta, which codes for MAQTLSFNGRRRVRKFFGKIPEVAEMPNLIEVQKASYDQFLMVEEPKGGRPDEGLQAVFKSVFPIKDFSGASMLEFVSYEFEPPKFDVEECRQRDLTYAAPLKVTLRLIVFDIDEDTGAKSIKDIKEQNVYMGDMPLMTDNGTFIVNGTERVIVSQMHRSPGVFFDHDKGKSHSSGKLLFAARVIPYRGSWLDIEFDAKDIVHARIDRRRKIPVTSLLMALGMDGEEILDTFYTKSLYQRDGEGWRVPFQPDALKGQKAITDMIDADTGEVVVEAGKKLTPRLLRQLQEKGLKALKATDDDLYGNYLAEDVVNYGTGEIYLEAGDEIDEKTLPVILSAGFDEIPVLDIDHINVGAYIRNTLAADKNENRQDALFDIYRVMRPGEPPTMDSAEAMFNTLFFDAERYDLSAVGRVKMNMRLDLDVPDTVRTLRKEDILAVVKMLVELRDGKGEIDDIDNLGNRRVRSVGELMENQYRLGLLRMERAIKERMSSIEIDTVMPQDLINAKPAAAAVREFFGSSQLSQFMDQVNPLSEITHKRRLSALGPGGLTRERAGFEVRDVHPTHYGRICPIETPEGPNIGLINSLATFARVNKYGFIESPYRKIVDGKVTNDVVYLSAMEEAKYHVAQANSVLDDDGSFAEEFVVCRHSGEVMLAPRDNINLMDVSPKQLVSVAAALIPFLENDDANRALMGSNMQRQAVPLLRAEAPFVGTGMEPVVARDSGAAIAARRGGVVDQVDATRIVIRATEDLDPSKSGVDIYRLQKFQRSNQNTCVNQRPLVTVGDVLNKGDIIADGPSTDLGDLALGRNALVAFMPWNGYNYEDSILLSERIVRDDVFTSIHIEEFEVMARDTKLGPEEITRDIPNVSEEALKNLDEAGIVYIGAEVQPGDILVGKITPKGESPMTPEEKLLRAIFGEKASDVRDTSMRMPPGTFGTVVEVRVFNRHGVEKDERAMAIEREEIERLAKDRDDEQAILDRNVYARLVDMLRGHVAVAGPKGFKKGTELSNAVVSEYPRSQWWMFAVEDEKAQGEIEALRAQYDESKSRLEQRFMDKVEKVQRGDEMPPGVMKMVKVFVAVKRKIQPGDKMAGRHGNKGVVSRIVPIEDMPFLEDGTHVDVVLNPLGVPSRMNVGQILETHLGWACAGMGKKIGAMLDAYHENGDIKPLRATIDDVIGSGPKGEPIKQYDDESVVRLAEQTRRGVSIATPVFDGAVEADVNEMLNKAGLKVTGQSTLFDGRTGEPFDRQVTVGYIYMLKLNHLVDDKIHARSIGPYSLVTQQPLGGKAQFGGQRFGEMEVWALEAYGAAYTLQEMLTVKSDDVAGRTKVYEAIVRGDDTFEAGIPESFNVLVKEMRSLGLSVELENSKVDDVSAAAQLPDAAE
- the rplA gene encoding 50S ribosomal protein L1 — protein: MAKIAKRVQKSREGIDPAKIYGLGEAVTLVKERATAKFDETIEVAMNLGVDPRHADQMVRGVVNLPNGTGRSVRVAVFARGAKADEAKAAGADIVGAEDLVEIVQGGKIDFDRCIATPDMMPLVGRLGKVLGPRGMMPNPKVGTVTMDVAAAVKASKGGAVEFRVEKAGIVHAGVGKASFDAKALEENIRAFADAVIKAKPTGAKGNYVKRVAISSTMGPGLKIDPATLSVA
- a CDS encoding NAD-dependent epimerase/dehydratase family protein, with the protein product MKKRILFSGGAGKAGRHAVPYLVEAGYEVHNVDLVPLDSPGVTNLIADITDSGQMFNALSMHRDFPDLDQGPRPFDAVVHFAAIPRILIKPDNETFRVNVMGTYNVIEAAVKLGIRKIIVASSETTYGVCFAEGHRDFHHFPLEEDYDVNPMDSYGLSKVVNEKTARAFAERSGFDIYALRIGNVIEPHEYANFPHYFANPEIRKRIAWSYIDARDLGQIVKLCIEKDGLGFAIFNAANDTVSANTPSRELAKRFYPNVPFKKEIGEFEGLLSNRKIREVLGFKEEHDWRKYVRVEN